One part of the Herbiconiux aconitum genome encodes these proteins:
- a CDS encoding DUF3618 domain-containing protein, which yields MAGKKSKKDAAASDELSIPAAVAEVAKAAVAARSVRPDPPEHDPDPAAEAAEKVPERSREEVQADIVAHRAELAAVLTELERRLDVPTRVKTSVGEIVSDPVQGARKHPKTVALAVAAAAGLVTGVVLLVRAIAK from the coding sequence ATGGCCGGCAAGAAATCGAAGAAGGACGCCGCGGCGAGCGACGAGCTGAGCATCCCCGCGGCGGTCGCCGAAGTCGCCAAAGCGGCCGTGGCGGCCCGCTCCGTGCGGCCCGATCCGCCCGAGCACGACCCCGATCCGGCGGCGGAGGCTGCCGAGAAGGTCCCCGAACGCTCGCGCGAGGAGGTGCAGGCCGACATCGTCGCCCACCGTGCCGAGCTCGCGGCCGTGCTTACCGAGCTCGAGCGGCGCCTCGACGTGCCGACCCGGGTGAAGACCTCGGTGGGTGAGATCGTGAGCGATCCCGTGCAGGGGGCTCGCAAACATCCGAAGACCGTGGCGCTCGCCGTCGCAGCGGCCGCCGGGCTCGTGACGGGCGTCGTCTTGCTCGTGCGCGCCATCGCGAAATAG
- a CDS encoding cation:proton antiporter, with protein MHETTLILIEVGALLLGMSLLGRLAIRIGISPIPFYLVVGLLFGEGGILPLDASEDFFQVGSEIGVILLLALLGLEYTAQELLTNLRQARTAGLIDGLFNALPGALLALILGWGPVAAVALAGVTWVSSSGVVAKLLRDLGRLSNRETPVVLAILVIEDLAMAFYLPILAALVVGVSLLQGAITVAVAVGVVAIILYIALRHGSVISRIFTPEHPEPLLLGVLGLTMLVAGLAAEVNVSSAVGAFLVGIAVSGRVAQRASQVLTPLRDLFAAVFFVFFGLTTDASELVSMLVPAALLAVATMATKVASGYIAARRAGIGVPGRWRTGLALTPRGEFSIVIAGLALSAGVEPRLAPLATAYVLITVVVGPFLARIPDTAWFKEAVRRRRGPAVVG; from the coding sequence ATGCATGAGACGACGCTCATCCTGATCGAGGTCGGCGCGCTCCTGCTGGGAATGAGTCTGCTGGGTCGCCTCGCCATCCGCATCGGCATCTCGCCGATCCCGTTCTACCTCGTGGTGGGCCTGCTCTTCGGCGAGGGCGGCATCCTGCCCTTGGATGCGAGTGAAGATTTCTTCCAGGTCGGCTCCGAGATCGGCGTCATCCTGCTGCTCGCGCTGCTGGGCCTGGAATACACGGCGCAGGAGCTGCTGACGAACCTCCGGCAGGCGCGCACGGCGGGGTTGATCGACGGCTTGTTCAACGCGCTCCCGGGAGCTCTCCTCGCTCTGATCCTCGGTTGGGGGCCGGTGGCGGCGGTGGCGCTCGCCGGTGTGACCTGGGTCTCGTCGTCGGGCGTGGTGGCGAAACTGCTGCGCGACCTCGGGCGGCTGAGCAACCGGGAGACACCGGTGGTGCTCGCGATCCTGGTGATCGAAGATCTGGCGATGGCGTTCTACCTGCCGATCCTCGCTGCGCTCGTGGTCGGAGTGAGTCTCTTGCAGGGGGCGATCACCGTGGCCGTGGCCGTGGGGGTTGTGGCGATCATCCTCTACATCGCGCTGCGGCACGGCTCGGTGATCTCGCGCATCTTCACTCCCGAGCATCCGGAGCCGCTCCTGCTCGGGGTTCTCGGCCTCACCATGCTCGTCGCGGGTCTCGCGGCCGAGGTGAACGTGTCGTCGGCGGTCGGCGCGTTCCTCGTCGGCATCGCCGTGTCGGGTCGGGTGGCGCAGCGGGCGAGCCAGGTGCTGACGCCGCTGCGCGATCTGTTCGCGGCGGTGTTCTTCGTGTTCTTCGGACTGACCACGGATGCGAGCGAGCTCGTCTCGATGCTCGTCCCCGCCGCCCTGCTGGCCGTCGCGACCATGGCGACGAAGGTGGCGTCGGGGTACATCGCCGCGCGCCGAGCCGGCATCGGGGTGCCCGGGCGCTGGCGCACCGGTCTGGCACTCACGCCCCGCGGTGAGTTCTCGATCGTGATCGCCGGGCTGGCGCTGAGCGCGGGGGTGGAGCCCCGACTGGCACCGCTCGCGACCGCGTACGTTCTGATCACGGTGGTGGTCGGGCCGTTCCTGGCGCGTATTCCCGACACGGCCTGGTTCAAGGAGGCTGTGCGGCGCCGACGCGGGCCAGCCGTCGTGGGTTAG
- a CDS encoding MarR family winged helix-turn-helix transcriptional regulator: MDAPERDSATHFWYTGDPESQAAVDVLQALRRYRTAETRMRARTRQEMRMGENDILAVRHVIRGRQTGHFISPKDLAELLGISSASTTTLIDRLEKSGHIERRPHPTDRRALILMPTPNADDDVRAALAEAHDRMREVAESLTPEERVVVVAFLDRMAGAVGA; encoded by the coding sequence ATGGATGCGCCCGAGCGAGATTCTGCCACGCACTTCTGGTACACGGGTGACCCCGAGTCCCAGGCCGCGGTCGACGTGCTGCAGGCACTCCGACGGTACCGCACCGCCGAGACCCGGATGCGCGCACGCACCCGCCAGGAGATGCGGATGGGCGAGAACGACATCCTCGCCGTGCGGCACGTGATCCGCGGTCGGCAGACCGGTCATTTCATCAGCCCGAAAGATCTGGCCGAACTGCTCGGCATCTCCTCCGCCTCCACCACGACGTTGATCGACCGGCTCGAGAAGTCGGGGCACATCGAGCGGCGCCCGCACCCGACCGACCGACGCGCCCTCATCCTGATGCCCACGCCGAACGCCGATGACGACGTTCGGGCGGCCCTCGCGGAGGCGCACGATCGGATGCGTGAGGTGGCCGAGTCGCTCACCCCCGAGGAGCGGGTGGTCGTGGTGGCGTTCCTCGACCGCATGGCGGGAGCCGTGGGCGCCTGA
- a CDS encoding class I SAM-dependent methyltransferase codes for MSDDEVRQTQFAERMLGGLTASAEILTIDLGRRLGLYQALAGGTPTNAEHLGIRAGIAERYAREWLEQQAAAGILDVVPPDAPLVLAEHARRRRAHREHRAHVEDDGGRDQTQDDKHSRRRRDHPHRGHSTAVAGDVPAHERHRRRHRDTGGRARGGDESTVDSAAISLSDSAAVSLSDTAAVSITDTAAAEREYALPAALEPLLLDPEHPLYLLGVPPIVYSLAAALPQVERAYRTGDGVPYSAFGAELRFGIAALNRPGFTHELRRWVDALPDLAARLDAGGTALDAGCGFGWSTLALARAFPNATVIGVDLDQASVAEARANAAAAGLDPRRVRFETVDAAASVEGTVDLVTVFEALHDMGEPVRALASFRRALAPGGAVLVADEKVGDVFTAPSSDEERMQYAFSVLHCLPATMAESASVANGTVLRVPTVRRWAAEAGFGGFETLPVAHDFWRFYRLS; via the coding sequence ATGTCCGACGACGAGGTTCGGCAGACTCAGTTCGCAGAGCGGATGCTCGGCGGACTCACCGCGAGCGCCGAGATCCTCACCATCGACCTCGGCCGTCGCCTCGGCCTCTACCAGGCGCTCGCCGGGGGAACGCCCACGAACGCCGAGCACCTCGGCATCCGCGCCGGCATCGCCGAGCGCTACGCCCGGGAGTGGCTCGAGCAGCAGGCGGCAGCCGGCATCCTCGACGTGGTGCCCCCGGATGCACCGCTCGTGCTCGCCGAGCACGCCCGCCGTCGCCGCGCCCACCGTGAACATCGTGCCCACGTCGAGGATGACGGCGGCCGCGACCAGACCCAGGACGACAAGCACTCGCGCCGACGTCGCGACCATCCCCACCGCGGACATTCCACCGCCGTTGCCGGTGACGTTCCCGCCCATGAGCGTCACCGGCGCCGACACCGCGACACCGGTGGCCGGGCCCGTGGTGGCGACGAATCCACTGTTGACTCCGCGGCCATCAGCCTCTCCGACTCCGCCGCCGTCAGCCTCTCCGACACCGCCGCCGTCAGCATCACCGACACCGCGGCCGCCGAGCGCGAGTACGCGCTGCCCGCCGCTCTCGAGCCCCTGCTGCTCGACCCCGAGCATCCGCTCTACCTCCTCGGGGTGCCACCCATCGTCTACAGTCTCGCCGCCGCCCTGCCGCAGGTCGAGCGCGCCTACCGCACCGGCGACGGCGTGCCCTACTCCGCCTTCGGCGCCGAACTCCGCTTCGGCATCGCCGCGCTCAACCGTCCCGGATTCACCCATGAGCTGCGGAGGTGGGTCGACGCCCTGCCCGACCTTGCCGCCCGGCTGGACGCCGGAGGCACCGCGCTCGACGCGGGGTGCGGGTTCGGCTGGTCGACCCTCGCTCTCGCCCGGGCCTTCCCGAACGCGACGGTGATCGGCGTCGACCTCGACCAGGCCTCGGTGGCCGAGGCGCGCGCCAACGCCGCCGCGGCGGGTCTCGACCCCCGCCGGGTGCGGTTCGAGACCGTCGACGCGGCGGCATCCGTCGAGGGGACGGTCGACCTCGTGACCGTGTTCGAAGCGCTGCACGACATGGGGGAGCCGGTGCGTGCTCTGGCGTCGTTCCGCCGTGCCCTCGCCCCCGGCGGAGCCGTACTCGTGGCCGACGAGAAGGTCGGAGACGTGTTCACCGCGCCGTCGAGCGACGAGGAGCGGATGCAGTACGCGTTCAGTGTGTTGCACTGCCTGCCCGCCACGATGGCGGAGTCGGCGAGCGTCGCGAACGGCACCGTTCTACGGGTGCCGACCGTTCGGCGCTGGGCTGCCGAAGCGGGGTTCGGCGGGTTCGAGACCCTGCCCGTCGCCCACGACTTCTGGCGGTTCTACCGGCTGAGCTGA
- a CDS encoding cation:proton antiporter regulatory subunit: MGVRIEKVDLPGIGVRHDLLTENGRRVSVVSHRDGDRDLALFDVDDPDSSSDSVPLTDDEAAALADLLGSSVTMSRLTSLAGDAAGLFTEQLQLPTDSPYLNRPLGDTKARTRTRVSIVAIVRDAGVIPSPTPADVLRPGDVIIAVGTRHGLDALSHIIANGPG; encoded by the coding sequence GTGGGCGTACGAATCGAGAAGGTCGACCTGCCGGGCATCGGTGTCCGGCACGACCTGCTGACCGAGAACGGGCGTCGCGTGAGCGTCGTGTCGCATCGCGACGGCGACCGGGATCTCGCCCTCTTCGACGTCGACGATCCTGACTCCTCGAGCGACTCCGTGCCTCTCACCGACGATGAGGCGGCGGCGCTCGCCGACCTGCTCGGCAGCTCGGTGACGATGAGCCGACTCACGAGCCTCGCGGGAGACGCGGCGGGCCTGTTCACCGAGCAGCTGCAGCTGCCCACCGACTCGCCCTACCTCAACCGCCCGCTCGGCGACACGAAGGCGCGCACCCGCACACGGGTCTCGATCGTGGCGATCGTGCGCGACGCCGGGGTCATCCCGTCGCCGACGCCGGCCGACGTGCTGCGGCCGGGCGACGTCATCATCGCGGTCGGAACCCGGCACGGGCTCGACGCCCTCAGCCACATCATCGCCAACGGCCCAGGCTAG
- a CDS encoding phage holin family protein: MPDSRRTSTNGAAPPVEPESEPAAADERSTARLISDLPRLIVDLVQDELAALKKEISARIARLGIGAGLIAGAAFVGFFALAVFVAAAVIALSLVLPAWAAALIVVGGLLLVAAILAAIGARTLKKKTGPDATHDARGDG; the protein is encoded by the coding sequence ATGCCTGATTCCCGCCGCACGTCGACGAACGGCGCTGCGCCGCCCGTCGAGCCCGAATCCGAACCCGCCGCGGCCGACGAACGATCCACTGCTCGGCTGATCTCCGACCTCCCGCGCCTGATCGTCGATCTCGTTCAGGACGAACTGGCCGCCCTGAAGAAGGAGATCTCCGCCCGGATCGCCCGCCTCGGCATCGGCGCCGGGCTCATCGCAGGAGCGGCGTTCGTCGGGTTCTTCGCACTGGCCGTGTTCGTGGCCGCCGCGGTGATCGCGCTCTCACTGGTGCTGCCGGCCTGGGCCGCCGCGCTCATCGTGGTGGGTGGGCTGCTGCTCGTCGCGGCGATCCTCGCGGCGATCGGGGCGCGCACCCTCAAGAAGAAGACCGGGCCCGACGCCACCCACGATGCACGAGGAGACGGATGA
- a CDS encoding NAD(P)H-hydrate epimerase, with translation MIRGYTAQQVRDAERPHLAAGEPLMQRAARALAERILVLLDQRSAQAGHTSPPRVLLLVGSGDNGGDTLFAGAQVARSGVFAGADLPRATVVVDALGVGSRMHEAGLAEATAAGVRVLDADAATIDALAGAVARYDVIVDGIIGTGTSTGSPALRGTARDAVLAIRAGLRDTGNGTGTGTSTSTNASDAGRMDVAPIVVAVDIPSGIDPDTGAVADEAVLPADVTVTFGGVKAGLLLGVGARLAGTIDLVEIGIEADLAAMTPVVDLP, from the coding sequence ATGATCCGCGGATACACCGCCCAGCAGGTGCGCGACGCCGAGAGGCCGCACCTGGCGGCCGGCGAGCCGCTCATGCAGCGGGCCGCCCGTGCCCTCGCCGAGCGCATCCTGGTGCTGCTCGATCAGCGTTCGGCTCAGGCAGGCCACACCTCCCCACCACGGGTGCTGCTGCTCGTCGGATCGGGCGACAACGGCGGCGACACCCTGTTCGCCGGAGCCCAGGTGGCGCGGTCGGGCGTCTTCGCCGGGGCCGACTTGCCGCGGGCGACCGTCGTGGTCGACGCGCTCGGCGTCGGATCGCGGATGCACGAAGCTGGCCTCGCCGAGGCCACCGCGGCGGGGGTGCGGGTGCTCGACGCCGATGCGGCCACGATCGACGCGCTCGCAGGGGCCGTCGCCCGCTACGACGTGATCGTCGACGGGATCATCGGCACCGGCACCTCGACGGGCTCCCCCGCCCTGCGGGGAACGGCCCGCGACGCGGTGCTGGCGATCCGGGCCGGTCTCCGCGACACCGGAAACGGCACCGGCACCGGCACCAGCACCAGCACCAATGCGAGCGACGCGGGCCGAATGGATGTCGCACCGATCGTCGTGGCCGTCGACATCCCGAGCGGGATCGACCCCGACACGGGCGCGGTCGCCGACGAGGCCGTGCTGCCGGCCGACGTGACGGTGACCTTCGGCGGCGTGAAGGCCGGACTCCTGCTCGGCGTCGGGGCCCGCCTGGCCGGAACCATCGACCTCGTCGAGATCGGCATCGAGGCCGACCTCGCGGCCATGACCCCGGTGGTTGACCTCCCCTGA